A window from Persephonella sp. encodes these proteins:
- a CDS encoding Ni/Fe hydrogenase subunit alpha produces MKKVDVLTRVEGEGKIWIDIEDGKVKDVILNIYEAPRFIEGILRGKSYDVIPHITARICGICPVAYQMSGVQAIEDAFGISVSPEVEKLRKLFYYGEWIQSHGIHVFFLHLPDFYGKSSIFEIAKEDRDLLINGLKIKNIGGKIIEIIGGRVSHPVSVVAGGFTKYPEERELKELIPDIQEAIDLSIYFLKKFSKFSFPDGDIEGLQFVSLFKDDEYPILNGEIVSDKGLKISKDEFDNVFLEFQTPHSTAKKCRIRGREKYVVGPVSRFNNNYEKLSQTALKVSKEIGLKPIEKNSFKTILIRLIEIIHSLEKSLEIIKSYKKPDKKIDIKTKRSAGTGISEAPRGILWHRYSFDEDGKILEADIVPPTSQNQDAMEDTVKNYLNRISVRDTNKMVYEAEKVVRNFDPCISCATHFLKIDRDLKNCRIF; encoded by the coding sequence ATGAAAAAGGTTGATGTTTTAACAAGGGTTGAAGGTGAAGGAAAGATATGGATAGATATTGAGGATGGTAAGGTTAAGGATGTCATTCTGAACATTTATGAAGCTCCAAGATTTATTGAAGGGATATTAAGGGGAAAAAGCTATGATGTAATACCCCACATAACAGCAAGGATATGCGGTATATGTCCTGTAGCCTACCAGATGAGCGGAGTTCAGGCTATTGAGGATGCTTTTGGGATATCTGTTTCTCCTGAAGTTGAGAAATTGAGGAAGCTTTTTTACTACGGAGAATGGATACAGAGCCACGGTATTCATGTTTTTTTTCTCCATCTTCCTGATTTTTACGGTAAGTCATCAATATTTGAGATAGCAAAGGAAGACAGAGATCTGCTAATAAATGGACTGAAGATAAAAAACATAGGTGGAAAGATAATTGAAATAATAGGCGGAAGGGTGTCCCACCCTGTTTCTGTTGTTGCAGGGGGATTCACAAAATATCCGGAAGAGAGAGAGCTAAAAGAACTTATCCCTGATATACAGGAGGCTATTGATTTATCTATTTATTTTTTAAAAAAGTTTTCAAAATTCAGCTTTCCTGATGGAGATATAGAAGGTCTGCAGTTTGTTTCACTTTTTAAAGATGATGAATATCCTATTCTAAATGGGGAGATAGTTTCTGACAAAGGTTTAAAGATTTCAAAAGATGAGTTTGACAATGTCTTTTTAGAGTTTCAGACACCACACTCAACAGCAAAAAAATGCAGGATAAGGGGAAGGGAAAAATATGTTGTGGGACCAGTATCAAGGTTTAACAACAATTATGAAAAGCTTTCTCAAACAGCATTAAAGGTATCAAAGGAAATAGGCTTAAAACCTATAGAAAAAAACAGCTTTAAAACGATACTTATAAGGCTTATAGAGATAATCCATTCCCTTGAAAAATCACTTGAGATAATTAAAAGCTACAAAAAACCGGACAAAAAAATAGATATAAAAACAAAAAGATCAGCAGGAACAGGAATATCAGAAGCACCAAGGGGGATACTGTGGCATAGATACTCATTTGATGAAGATGGGAAAATCCTTGAGGCTGATATTGTCCCACCAACATCACAAAATCAGGATGCTATGGAAGATACAGTTAAAAATTATTTGAACAGGATTTCAGTCAGGGATACAAACAAAATGGTTTATGAAGCTGAAAAAGTTGTGAGGAATTTTGATCCATGTATATCCTGTGCTACACACTTCTTGAAGATAGACAGGGATCTGAAAAACTGCAGGATTTTTTAA
- a CDS encoding Ni/Fe hydrogenase subunit delta yields MRIGVFKFASCDGCQIAFFDISDKLLDIGFQIDYFVEAQSENIFDNFDISFVEGSISTPDQEDFIKKIREKSKKLITIGACADSGGIQSIRNFMDFGQILSSVYPSPEYIKSLEKSKPVSDYVDVDFEIRGCPINPQQLYEVVVSLYLGKTPSLPQYPLCLECKRKGNPCVLVLGKPCLGSVIKAGCGALCPSFNAGCYGCYGPVKKPNLNSLGEIFRERGFGDLFEKILTSFNAYNRVYRERYEKG; encoded by the coding sequence ATGAGGATAGGTGTTTTTAAGTTCGCTTCATGTGATGGGTGTCAGATAGCATTTTTTGATATATCAGACAAGCTTCTTGATATTGGTTTCCAGATTGATTACTTTGTTGAGGCGCAGTCAGAAAACATTTTTGACAATTTTGATATTTCCTTCGTAGAAGGATCAATCTCAACACCGGATCAGGAAGACTTTATTAAAAAAATAAGAGAAAAAAGCAAAAAACTTATAACAATAGGTGCATGTGCAGACTCTGGAGGGATACAGTCAATAAGGAATTTTATGGATTTTGGACAGATTTTATCATCTGTTTATCCAAGCCCTGAATACATAAAAAGCCTTGAAAAATCAAAGCCTGTTTCTGATTATGTTGATGTTGATTTTGAGATAAGGGGTTGCCCCATAAACCCCCAGCAGCTTTATGAGGTTGTTGTTTCTCTATATCTTGGCAAAACCCCTTCCCTTCCACAGTATCCACTCTGTCTTGAGTGTAAAAGAAAAGGAAATCCATGTGTTCTCGTTCTTGGAAAACCCTGTCTTGGAAGTGTAATAAAGGCAGGATGCGGAGCTTTATGTCCTTCATTTAATGCAGGCTGTTACGGATGCTACGGTCCTGTTAAGAAACCGAATCTTAATTCTCTTGGTGAGATATTCAGGGAAAGGGGTTTTGGCGATCTGTTTGAAAAGATATTAACAAGCTTTAATGCATACAACAGGGTTTACAGGGAGAGATATGAAAAAGGTTGA
- a CDS encoding FAD/NAD(P)-binding protein, which translates to MITQNPYLLKKCRIIKKIRETEDTYTFFIETDIQPAPGQYNMIYYFGVGEAPITVAGKEGNIIQHTIRASGDVTSHIDSLQEGDFLYIRGPYGNRWEIEKAYGKQLVLISGGLGLAAIKWIMEEAIKQKENFKEVLSFYGSKNYDSLLYTYDYDRWFSQIDFRITLDNPDPRWKGDVGLITELIKKSDIEKDAVVFMCGPDPMVKFSVIELQKKGVSLENIYPSMERHMKCSVGTCGHCMFGPFFVCKDGPIFSYSQIKEFFERKEV; encoded by the coding sequence ATGATAACACAAAACCCTTATCTGCTTAAAAAATGTCGGATAATAAAGAAAATAAGGGAAACAGAGGACACATATACATTTTTTATAGAAACAGATATTCAGCCTGCTCCGGGACAGTACAACATGATTTACTACTTTGGGGTTGGGGAAGCACCGATAACTGTTGCAGGAAAAGAAGGTAATATCATTCAGCATACAATAAGGGCTTCAGGTGATGTTACATCGCATATTGATTCCTTACAGGAAGGAGATTTCCTATACATAAGGGGACCTTATGGAAACAGATGGGAGATAGAGAAGGCTTATGGAAAACAGCTTGTCCTTATTTCAGGAGGTCTTGGACTTGCTGCTATAAAATGGATAATGGAAGAGGCTATAAAACAGAAAGAAAATTTCAAAGAGGTTTTATCCTTTTACGGATCAAAAAATTATGACTCACTTTTATACACCTATGATTATGACAGATGGTTTTCACAGATTGATTTCAGAATAACCCTTGATAATCCAGATCCAAGATGGAAAGGAGATGTAGGTCTGATAACAGAGCTTATAAAAAAATCGGATATTGAAAAAGATGCTGTTGTTTTTATGTGCGGTCCTGATCCTATGGTCAAGTTTTCTGTCATTGAGCTTCAAAAGAAGGGTGTCTCCCTTGAAAATATTTATCCATCAATGGAAAGGCATATGAAATGTTCGGTTGGAACTTGCGGACACTGTATGTTTGGACCCTTTTTTGTGTGTAAAGATGGACCTATTTTCAGTTATTCACAGATAAAAGAGTTTTTTGAAAGGAAAGAGGTATGA
- a CDS encoding 4Fe-4S dicluster domain-containing protein: MVKIKKSQLKDIFDLIKKEYRIVAPFLKDGVIQLDFLENFNDLPLGYTQTEEKSFYKTEKNGEGFFSYSRPSLPYKRFMVPPEFTFLSVKKENGELKFEEKVFNEKTAFFDIRACDLKAISILDDVFINKNKNPDPYYKNIRENLFILAVTCFSPSDVCFCSSMDIDLKPKKGFDILLTELDDCFIAEWGTEKGKNLLENLHYEKVLDQDRQKINKRLNETQKKIKRYVDTKDLPQILYSKIEGKHWEDIGKRCLACTSCTQLCPTCFCFDIVEKDFPVEKRSDRVRVYDSCFSPTFATVHRFNIRESIASRYRQWLMHKFAYWTDQFGEFGCVGCGRCITWCPAMIDITQEIKNIREG; this comes from the coding sequence ATGGTTAAAATAAAAAAATCCCAGCTTAAGGATATTTTTGATCTGATAAAAAAAGAGTATAGGATCGTTGCTCCTTTCCTGAAAGACGGTGTTATTCAACTTGATTTCCTTGAAAATTTTAATGATCTTCCTCTTGGTTATACACAGACAGAAGAAAAAAGCTTTTATAAAACAGAAAAAAACGGGGAGGGCTTTTTTTCTTATTCCAGACCTTCTCTTCCATACAAAAGGTTTATGGTGCCTCCAGAGTTTACATTTTTGAGCGTAAAAAAGGAAAACGGAGAACTGAAGTTTGAGGAAAAGGTATTTAATGAGAAGACAGCCTTTTTTGATATAAGAGCGTGTGATCTGAAGGCTATAAGCATACTTGATGATGTTTTTATTAACAAAAATAAAAACCCAGATCCTTACTACAAAAATATCAGAGAAAACCTTTTTATATTGGCAGTCACATGTTTTTCACCTTCTGATGTATGTTTCTGCAGTTCAATGGACATTGATCTAAAACCTAAAAAAGGCTTTGATATTCTCCTTACAGAGCTTGATGACTGTTTTATTGCCGAGTGGGGAACAGAAAAAGGTAAAAATTTGCTTGAAAATCTGCATTATGAGAAAGTTCTTGATCAGGATCGGCAGAAGATAAACAAAAGATTAAATGAAACCCAAAAAAAGATAAAAAGATATGTGGATACAAAAGACCTTCCCCAGATACTTTATTCTAAAATAGAGGGAAAACACTGGGAAGATATAGGAAAAAGATGTCTCGCCTGCACATCATGTACACAGCTTTGTCCAACCTGTTTTTGTTTTGATATTGTTGAGAAAGATTTCCCAGTTGAAAAAAGATCTGACAGGGTGAGGGTATATGATTCATGTTTCAGTCCAACATTTGCAACGGTTCACAGGTTCAATATAAGAGAGAGCATCGCCTCAAGATACAGACAGTGGCTTATGCACAAGTTTGCCTACTGGACAGATCAGTTCGGTGAGTTTGGGTGTGTTGGCTGTGGAAGATGTATAACATGGTGTCCTGCAATGATTGATATAACGCAGGAGATAAAAAATATCAGGGAAGGTTGA